One genomic region from Shewanella aestuarii encodes:
- a CDS encoding thioesterase family protein has protein sequence MNLYFRLIWLFLWRIRHCSGIGFLDTSRLSFRALPFDCDINMHVTNSRYPAFMDLARTYMIADMGLMKKFIKMKWMPIVNASETTFIRDIKPLEKFEIETKVVGWDEKYFYIEHRFVTPRALHCIVHVRGVFVSKGKQVPITSLVAEAGYVGEPPELPPEVVKWKQFLQLKKERNM, from the coding sequence ATGAATCTGTATTTCCGATTAATTTGGTTATTCTTGTGGCGCATTCGCCACTGTTCTGGCATTGGCTTTTTAGACACCAGTCGCCTAAGTTTTCGGGCGCTCCCCTTTGATTGTGATATCAATATGCACGTGACCAACTCGCGCTATCCAGCATTTATGGATTTAGCTCGAACGTACATGATTGCCGATATGGGGCTAATGAAAAAGTTCATCAAAATGAAATGGATGCCAATTGTTAATGCATCTGAAACAACCTTTATACGTGATATCAAGCCATTAGAAAAATTTGAAATAGAAACCAAAGTGGTCGGCTGGGATGAGAAATATTTCTATATCGAGCATCGTTTTGTTACCCCGCGGGCTTTGCACTGCATTGTTCATGTTCGCGGCGTCTTTGTCAGTAAAGGTAAACAAGTCCCTATTACGTCCCTTGTCGCTGAAGCAGGCTATGTAGGTGAACCGCCAGAGTTACCGCCAGAAGTGGTTAAATGGAAGCAGTTTTTACAACTCAAAAAAGAGCGAAATATGTAA
- a CDS encoding DNA-3-methyladenine glycosylase I, translating to MAKLEKFADILARACERKGGLAHVEMRLPDTLLASDIAQYSDAELLSVMSKRVFQSGFVWRVVENKWPAYEKAFFNFEPTKVLMLSPEQIQQRASDATLIRHQKKTQAIVDNAYMIQSLASQHGSFAEFIANWPVDDIVGLWQLLKKQGARLGGNTGPYFLRAIGKETFILSNDVQSYLKATKVVDASFSSKTGLQQTQTAFNTWQAESGLTLAEISQIIALGVGDNHV from the coding sequence TTGGCTAAACTGGAAAAATTTGCTGATATCCTTGCTCGCGCTTGTGAACGCAAAGGAGGTCTTGCCCATGTTGAAATGCGCCTACCTGATACACTTTTAGCAAGTGACATTGCCCAATATAGTGACGCAGAGTTACTGTCAGTGATGTCTAAACGGGTGTTTCAAAGTGGCTTTGTGTGGCGAGTGGTTGAAAACAAGTGGCCAGCTTATGAAAAGGCTTTTTTCAATTTTGAGCCGACGAAAGTATTGATGTTATCGCCTGAACAAATTCAGCAACGCGCTTCTGATGCAACGTTAATTCGACACCAAAAGAAAACCCAAGCCATAGTTGATAACGCTTATATGATCCAATCTTTAGCTAGCCAACATGGTAGCTTTGCAGAATTTATCGCTAACTGGCCTGTAGATGACATTGTCGGTTTGTGGCAATTATTGAAGAAGCAAGGCGCTCGTTTAGGTGGAAATACTGGGCCTTATTTTTTACGCGCCATAGGCAAAGAGACATTTATATTAAGTAATGACGTTCAAAGTTATTTAAAAGCGACAAAAGTAGTAGATGCTAGCTTTAGCTCAAAAACCGGCCTACAACAAACTCAAACAGCTTTTAATACATGGCAAGCAGAGTCGGGATTAACATTGGCGGAAATTAGCCAAATTATCGCCTTAGGTGTGGGTGATAATCACGTATAG
- a CDS encoding TetR/AcrR family transcriptional regulator produces the protein MTVEKKTLSQQKREAIVEAAKCMFNKLGVAATSMDKLAEEAKVSKRTVYNHFATKDALVMHLLRELWFKGTASNQGQYLSGQPLFEQLSAIIFTEIQFINSQEHIDMARVAIGHLFYNSEEMSREIEKIRQHETALLRWIKAAALDGKINIEDAKFANEQLLHLIKGQCFWPQILICQPLLNDEQRKHLADESAKMFLSRYQVTQ, from the coding sequence ATGACAGTTGAAAAGAAAACCCTCAGTCAACAAAAGCGTGAAGCCATTGTCGAAGCCGCTAAATGCATGTTTAACAAATTAGGTGTGGCTGCCACCAGTATGGATAAACTGGCTGAAGAAGCAAAGGTATCTAAACGGACAGTGTATAATCATTTTGCGACTAAAGACGCTTTAGTTATGCACCTTCTTAGAGAACTATGGTTTAAGGGCACTGCTAGTAACCAAGGGCAATATCTGTCAGGACAACCTTTATTTGAGCAATTATCAGCCATTATTTTTACTGAAATTCAATTTATTAATTCACAAGAGCATATTGACATGGCGCGGGTTGCCATTGGCCATTTATTTTACAACAGTGAAGAAATGAGCCGTGAGATTGAAAAAATAAGGCAACATGAAACAGCGTTATTGCGTTGGATTAAAGCGGCGGCCTTGGATGGCAAAATCAACATTGAAGATGCGAAATTTGCCAACGAACAACTTTTGCACTTAATTAAAGGTCAGTGCTTTTGGCCACAAATTTTAATCTGCCAACCGCTCTTAAATGATGAGCAAAGAAAACACCTTGCAGATGAATCAGCCAAAATGTTTTTAAGTCGTTATCAAGTTACTCAATAA
- a CDS encoding efflux RND transporter periplasmic adaptor subunit translates to MHKAFKVAAVITATLWLTACGQQGQDSQSQQPPAASVGVMTVKTQEQSILVELPGRSRAFLEAEVRPQVSGIITSRGFTEGSEVEAGQSLYQIDPASYKAILTSAKADLARAEAVLYSAAAKAKRYKNLIKTNNISEQDYIEAEAAHQEALASVEVAKAQINSAKINVEYTEVKAPISGRIGKSSVTPGALVTANQSTTLATIQQLDPINVDITQSSAQMLRLQTQLKAGKLQKAENALVTLVLEDGSIYDQQGVLKFAEVSVDEATGSVIIRAEFPNPDGILLPGMYVRARVATGTDPKAILVPQKAITRNTKGEAVAMIVNAENIVEMRVVRTAEVIDNNWRIVGGLNVGDKVIIEGLQKIRPGVTVSPQAISANSAQ, encoded by the coding sequence ATGCATAAAGCATTCAAAGTTGCCGCAGTAATAACTGCCACATTATGGTTAACGGCCTGTGGTCAGCAAGGGCAAGACAGCCAGTCACAGCAACCTCCGGCCGCTTCCGTTGGCGTAATGACAGTGAAAACTCAAGAACAATCTATTCTGGTTGAGTTACCAGGTCGCAGTCGTGCTTTTCTTGAGGCAGAAGTTCGTCCTCAAGTTTCAGGTATTATTACCTCAAGAGGCTTTACTGAAGGCAGCGAAGTTGAAGCTGGCCAGTCTTTATACCAAATTGATCCTGCCTCATATAAGGCAATATTAACCAGTGCCAAAGCTGATTTAGCGCGCGCTGAAGCAGTATTATACTCAGCCGCAGCGAAAGCGAAGCGATACAAAAATCTAATTAAAACCAATAACATTTCTGAACAAGATTACATTGAAGCAGAAGCAGCACACCAAGAAGCGTTAGCTTCTGTTGAAGTAGCTAAGGCGCAAATTAATAGCGCAAAAATCAATGTTGAATACACAGAAGTAAAAGCGCCAATTTCAGGCCGTATTGGTAAGTCATCAGTTACACCTGGAGCACTAGTCACAGCTAATCAAAGCACGACGTTAGCAACCATTCAGCAATTAGACCCGATAAATGTTGATATTACACAGTCAAGCGCACAGATGTTGCGTCTACAAACACAACTTAAAGCGGGTAAGTTACAAAAAGCAGAGAACGCCTTAGTGACTTTAGTGCTTGAAGATGGCTCCATTTATGACCAACAAGGTGTGCTCAAGTTTGCTGAAGTGAGTGTTGACGAAGCTACAGGTTCGGTCATTATTCGCGCTGAGTTCCCTAACCCTGATGGCATATTATTACCAGGTATGTATGTACGTGCTCGTGTTGCAACGGGTACCGATCCAAAAGCGATTTTAGTACCACAAAAAGCCATTACTCGTAACACCAAAGGTGAAGCTGTAGCAATGATTGTTAATGCTGAAAACATTGTTGAAATGCGTGTAGTAAGAACGGCAGAAGTCATTGACAATAATTGGCGAATTGTTGGGGGCTTAAATGTTGGCGACAAAGTTATTATTGAAGGTTTACAAAAAATTCGCCCTGGCGTAACTGTTTCACCGCAAGCAATCAGTGCTAACTCAGCCCAATAA